From a region of the Rhipicephalus microplus isolate Deutch F79 chromosome X, USDA_Rmic, whole genome shotgun sequence genome:
- the LOC119187878 gene encoding uncharacterized protein LOC119187878 isoform X2 — protein MHRGDDEDPDRATFWSCFARKLTATEKNVMTDLKNVFFRRSQKQLNYQWLCDQLSMPARRRQQMAAFLVQKFRSAQRAAKVNEHLASCGRTVYQV, from the exons GAGACGATGAAGACCCAGACCGTGCAACATTTTGGTCTTGCTTTGCGAGGAAGCTAACCGCAACG GAGAAAAATGTCATGACCGACCTCAAGAACGTTTTCTTCCGAAGATCCCAGAAGCAGCTCAATTATCAGTGGCTTTGCGACCAGCTATCAATGCCAGCAAGGCGACGCCAGCAAATG GCTGCCTTCCTGGTGCAGAAGTTTAGG AGTGCACAGAGGGCAGCAAAGGTGAACGAACACTTGGCTTCGTGCGGGCGAACAGTCTACCAAGTCTGA